The Desulfuromonas versatilis genome has a segment encoding these proteins:
- a CDS encoding GGDEF/EAL domain-containing response regulator — MNLQGEDNFVTGKTGHLLIVEDSPTQAAQLSHVLESNGFEVRRAGNGKEALLAMQQARPQMVISDILMPEMDGYELCRQMRRDPDLMTIPIILLTTLHDPTDIIKSLECGANNFLIKPYDDQQLLYRISQLVSNIQLRSRIQVENYIKVHFREKNYLITADRLQILDLLLSTYETAYQQNLELLQARDQLKSFNERLELQVEQRTAALQAEIQEREKAQVQAHNAYTELDQIFNCAADGMWVINRDYQVQRINDEMAHLAGFAQSEMLGKKCFEVFPSAECHTAQCALARVMNKEKHVHRETLKQSRKGRKIPVIATAAPLPDPQGNILGIVENIKDVTDFRRLENQLAYLTNYDHLTGLPNRNLLNDRLRVALAESRRSGGVLGLMFIDLDQFQKVTDSLGHPAGDRLLKAVAERLEHLLRAGDTLARPGGDEFILLLSDIDQVEDVIYIAHKILQTLSTPLELDGTEIFITASLGIAMSPDDGELPETLLKNADTALNRAKFDGGNTYRFFSREMNLEAVERLALESSLRRALNKRELFLEYQPQVEMASRRVIGMEALVRWQHPELGRVAPARFIPLAEQSGIISAIGEWVLRTACAQAEAWRQAGLPAMKVAVNVSGRQLVNPDLVDMVAAVLEQTGLDPGLLELELTESSAMKNAEETIAMFRELKRLGVSLAIDDFGTGYSSLSYLKKFPLDRIKVDRSFVMDITTDSDDAALVKTVIDLAHNLKLKVVCEGVETREQLSFLGDHQADEIQGYYFSRPLPADNFLAFIRNQVKNQAIG, encoded by the coding sequence ATGAACCTCCAGGGAGAGGACAACTTCGTGACCGGGAAAACCGGTCATCTGCTGATTGTGGAGGACAGTCCCACCCAAGCCGCCCAACTCAGCCACGTGCTGGAAAGCAACGGCTTCGAGGTGCGCAGGGCGGGCAACGGCAAGGAGGCCCTGCTCGCCATGCAGCAGGCCCGGCCGCAGATGGTCATCAGCGATATCCTCATGCCGGAGATGGACGGCTACGAACTCTGCCGGCAGATGCGCCGCGACCCAGATTTAATGACCATCCCGATCATTCTGCTGACCACCCTGCATGACCCGACAGACATCATCAAAAGCCTGGAGTGCGGGGCCAACAATTTTCTCATCAAGCCCTACGATGACCAGCAACTCCTCTATCGCATCAGCCAGCTCGTTTCAAATATCCAGCTTCGCTCCAGAATCCAGGTCGAGAACTACATCAAGGTCCATTTCCGGGAGAAAAACTACCTCATCACCGCGGACCGCCTGCAGATTCTCGATCTGCTGCTCTCCACCTATGAGACCGCCTACCAGCAGAACCTCGAGCTGCTGCAGGCCCGTGATCAGCTGAAATCCTTCAACGAGCGTCTCGAACTTCAGGTCGAGCAGCGGACCGCCGCGCTTCAGGCGGAAATCCAAGAGCGGGAAAAGGCCCAGGTCCAGGCGCACAACGCCTATACGGAGCTGGACCAGATTTTCAACTGCGCCGCCGACGGCATGTGGGTCATTAACCGGGACTACCAGGTGCAGCGGATCAATGACGAAATGGCCCACCTGGCGGGCTTCGCCCAAAGCGAGATGCTCGGGAAAAAGTGTTTCGAAGTGTTTCCTTCCGCGGAATGCCATACCGCACAGTGTGCCCTGGCCCGGGTCATGAACAAGGAAAAGCACGTCCACCGCGAAACCCTCAAACAGTCCCGCAAGGGGCGGAAAATTCCGGTCATCGCCACCGCGGCCCCGCTCCCCGACCCCCAGGGGAATATCCTCGGCATCGTGGAGAACATCAAGGATGTCACGGATTTCCGGCGTCTGGAGAATCAGCTGGCCTACCTGACCAATTATGATCACCTTACCGGGCTGCCCAACCGCAACCTGCTCAACGACCGGTTGCGGGTTGCCCTTGCGGAGTCCAGGCGCTCCGGGGGGGTGCTGGGGCTGATGTTTATCGACCTGGACCAGTTCCAGAAAGTCACCGACTCCCTCGGTCACCCGGCCGGCGACCGGTTGCTGAAGGCGGTGGCGGAGCGGCTGGAGCATCTGCTGCGCGCCGGCGATACTCTGGCCCGTCCTGGAGGGGACGAGTTCATCCTGCTGCTCTCCGATATCGACCAGGTGGAGGACGTCATCTATATCGCCCACAAGATCCTCCAGACCCTCTCCACGCCCCTGGAGCTCGACGGCACGGAAATCTTCATTACCGCCAGCCTGGGCATCGCCATGAGCCCCGACGACGGCGAGTTGCCCGAAACCTTGCTGAAAAACGCCGATACCGCGCTGAACCGGGCCAAATTCGACGGGGGGAACACTTACCGGTTCTTCTCGCGGGAGATGAACCTGGAGGCCGTGGAGAGGCTGGCCCTCGAATCCAGCCTGCGCCGCGCCCTGAACAAGCGGGAGCTGTTTCTCGAATACCAGCCCCAGGTGGAGATGGCCAGCCGCCGGGTCATCGGGATGGAGGCCCTGGTGCGCTGGCAGCACCCGGAGCTGGGACGCGTTGCGCCGGCCCGCTTCATCCCTCTGGCCGAGCAGAGCGGGATCATCTCGGCCATCGGCGAATGGGTGCTGCGCACCGCCTGCGCCCAGGCGGAGGCCTGGCGGCAGGCAGGACTGCCTGCCATGAAGGTCGCGGTCAACGTCTCCGGCCGCCAGCTGGTCAATCCGGACCTGGTCGACATGGTGGCAGCTGTGCTCGAGCAGACCGGGCTCGACCCCGGCCTGCTCGAGCTGGAGCTGACCGAAAGCTCCGCCATGAAGAACGCCGAGGAAACCATCGCCATGTTCCGGGAGCTGAAGCGGCTCGGCGTATCCCTGGCCATCGATGATTTCGGCACCGGCTACTCATCCCTGAGCTACCTCAAGAAGTTTCCCCTGGATCGCATCAAGGTGGACCGCTCCTTTGTCATGGATATCACCACCGACAGCGACGACGCCGCCCTGGTGAAAACCGTGATCGACCTGGCTCACAACCTGAAGCTCAAGGTGGTCTGCGAAGGGGTGGAAACCCGGGAGCAGCTCAGCTTTCTCGGCGACCACCAGGCCGACGAGATCCAGGGGTACTATTTCAGCCGCCCGCTTCCCGCGGACAATTTCCTCGCTTTCATCCGCAACCAGGTAAAGAACCAGGCGATAGGCTAA
- the cheB gene encoding chemotaxis-specific protein-glutamate methyltransferase CheB, with protein MIKVLIVEDSPTVQVLLKHILDSDPGIEVIGVAGDGVEALKALQNRRADLVTMDINMPNMNGLEATRRLMETCPTPVLIVTGSNDPKEVERSFDLLEVGAQAITGRPPGPGNPNFEAAAAQFLHLVKTLAELRVVRRWPRKHQPEARQALPNPASPGKVDLVAIGASTGGPAVLKTILSRLPAGFPAPLVVVQHISEGFLDGFVEWLNHSSRVPVQIARHGEDLLPGRAYVAPENRHLVVAPGGKAHLLGGPLENAQCPSISWLFRSVAETYRDNSVGILLTGMGSDGAEGLLMMRDAGALTIAQDEESSVVYGMPKAAAAIQAARYRLSPQAIAGMLTDLLARSR; from the coding sequence TTGATCAAAGTCCTGATCGTAGAGGATTCTCCGACCGTCCAGGTCCTGTTGAAACACATCCTGGATTCCGACCCGGGCATCGAGGTGATCGGGGTGGCCGGCGACGGAGTGGAGGCCCTGAAGGCATTGCAGAACCGCCGGGCCGACCTGGTCACCATGGACATCAACATGCCCAATATGAACGGGCTCGAGGCAACCCGCCGCCTCATGGAAACCTGCCCCACCCCGGTGCTCATCGTGACCGGCAGCAATGACCCCAAGGAGGTGGAGCGCTCCTTCGACCTGCTGGAAGTAGGCGCCCAGGCCATCACCGGCAGGCCGCCGGGCCCGGGAAACCCGAACTTCGAGGCTGCCGCTGCCCAGTTCCTGCACCTGGTGAAAACCCTGGCCGAGCTCCGGGTGGTCAGAAGATGGCCGCGAAAGCACCAGCCAGAAGCTCGACAAGCGTTGCCGAACCCGGCCAGCCCGGGGAAGGTCGACCTGGTAGCCATCGGCGCCTCCACCGGAGGCCCGGCGGTGCTTAAGACCATTTTGTCGCGCCTTCCCGCCGGGTTTCCAGCTCCGCTGGTGGTTGTTCAGCATATCAGCGAGGGATTTCTCGACGGGTTTGTGGAATGGCTCAACCATTCCTCGAGGGTCCCGGTGCAGATCGCCAGGCACGGGGAAGACCTGCTGCCGGGCAGGGCCTATGTCGCCCCGGAAAATCGCCACCTGGTCGTTGCCCCCGGGGGAAAAGCACACTTGCTCGGGGGGCCGCTGGAAAATGCCCAGTGCCCCTCCATCTCCTGGCTGTTTCGCTCGGTCGCCGAAACTTACCGGGATAATTCGGTGGGAATTCTGCTCACCGGCATGGGCAGCGATGGTGCCGAGGGGCTGCTGATGATGCGCGATGCCGGGGCGCTCACCATCGCCCAGGACGAGGAAAGTTCGGTGGTCTACGGCATGCCCAAGGCCGCCGCCGCGATCCAGGCGGCCCGCTACCGTTTATCACCGCAGGCCATTGCGGGGATGCTGACCGACCTGCTTGCTCGAAGTCGTTGA
- a CDS encoding hybrid sensor histidine kinase/response regulator: MGTKDEAFRLRLLETFRGEAKDHVQTLCSGLVELEKAPAEDRKSALEVVFREVHSLKGAARAVEMREIEALCQSVESVFAAMKREQLELTEALCDLLHQSADLLGKLLPASGEAKAWASQVAPMQEQLALVLKNTAPAGTSSFVGEHPSAPFFPAADIEAIPASPAEPRPSQPTTLPQEEVAELVKVPAARLKAILVQTEDFLSEKLASRQRTDQLKGILEQFAAWQKDWDRIRPELSFFRRILDRQASPQQEGAERKKLGRLLEYLQENRAFVNGLENSLKTLAKASEQESRSLGNRVDALAEQVKKSLLVPFSLLLEPLPKLVRDLARAQGKEMELKISGDQVEIDRRILDGIKDPLIHLVRNAVDHGIEPPETRRVKGKPRSGTLALHIARREEGKVEILVSDDGAGIDLEKVKETALREGALSTRNGAAYSEQRILACIFESGVSTSSIITDLSGRGLGLAIVREKVEKLGGSVTVESNPGAGTRFRLLLPTSLAGFRGVVVRVGDQLLVVPAGNVENVLRVTSQRIKTIENMDSVQIGGQAYSLVHLGEVLGLAARTREPATEGRRQVVVLGSAGISIAFQVDEVLGDQEILIKNLGPQLQRVRNVAGATFLGSGKVVPVLNIPDLLRSAVQARPSAPRGAVEDDQRGRERLSVLVVEDSITSRMLLKNILEAAGYQVETAVDGADGFTRAKSESFDLVVSDVDMPRMNGFDLTAKIRSDKKLAETPVVLVTSLESRDDKERGIEVGANAYIVKGDFDQSNLLETIGRLI; encoded by the coding sequence ATGGGGACCAAGGACGAGGCTTTTCGGCTGCGACTTCTGGAGACGTTCCGCGGCGAAGCGAAAGATCATGTCCAGACTCTTTGTTCGGGCCTGGTTGAACTGGAAAAGGCCCCTGCGGAGGATCGCAAATCGGCTCTCGAGGTCGTTTTCCGCGAAGTGCACAGCCTGAAAGGGGCGGCGCGTGCGGTGGAGATGCGCGAGATCGAGGCCCTCTGTCAGTCCGTCGAGAGCGTCTTCGCCGCCATGAAACGCGAGCAGCTCGAGTTGACCGAAGCCCTCTGCGACCTGCTCCATCAGTCCGCCGACCTGCTGGGGAAACTGCTGCCGGCATCGGGTGAGGCAAAGGCATGGGCGAGCCAGGTTGCCCCCATGCAGGAGCAGCTGGCGCTGGTTCTTAAAAATACCGCGCCGGCCGGTACCTCAAGCTTTGTGGGGGAGCACCCTTCGGCGCCCTTTTTCCCGGCGGCTGATATCGAGGCCATCCCGGCTTCCCCGGCAGAGCCCCGCCCTTCCCAGCCAACCACCTTGCCCCAGGAGGAGGTGGCCGAACTGGTCAAGGTTCCCGCGGCCAGGCTCAAGGCAATCCTGGTGCAAACCGAGGATTTTCTCTCCGAAAAGCTTGCTTCCCGACAGCGGACCGACCAGCTGAAGGGGATCCTGGAACAGTTTGCCGCCTGGCAGAAGGATTGGGACCGGATCCGGCCCGAGCTGAGCTTTTTTCGGCGCATCCTCGACCGCCAGGCGAGCCCGCAGCAGGAGGGGGCCGAACGGAAGAAACTGGGCAGACTGCTGGAGTATCTGCAGGAGAACCGAGCCTTCGTCAACGGCCTGGAAAACTCTCTGAAAACCCTGGCAAAGGCCTCCGAACAGGAGAGCCGCTCTCTCGGCAACAGGGTCGATGCCCTGGCGGAGCAGGTGAAGAAGTCTCTGCTGGTCCCCTTTTCCCTGCTGCTGGAACCCCTCCCCAAGTTGGTCAGGGACCTCGCCAGAGCCCAGGGCAAGGAAATGGAACTGAAAATCTCCGGAGATCAGGTCGAGATCGACCGGCGGATCCTGGATGGAATCAAGGACCCCCTTATCCACCTGGTCCGCAATGCCGTGGACCATGGCATCGAACCCCCCGAGACGCGACGGGTCAAGGGCAAACCACGAAGCGGAACCCTGGCCCTGCATATCGCCCGCCGGGAGGAGGGGAAGGTGGAAATCCTCGTCTCCGACGACGGCGCCGGCATCGACCTGGAAAAGGTGAAAGAGACGGCTCTGCGCGAGGGCGCCTTGAGCACGCGAAACGGTGCAGCCTATTCCGAGCAGAGAATCCTTGCCTGCATCTTCGAATCGGGGGTTTCCACCAGTTCCATCATCACCGACCTGTCCGGGCGGGGTCTGGGCCTGGCCATCGTCCGGGAGAAAGTGGAAAAGCTGGGCGGAAGCGTCACCGTAGAATCCAACCCGGGCGCGGGGACCCGTTTTCGCCTGCTGCTGCCCACCAGTCTCGCCGGGTTCCGGGGGGTGGTGGTCCGCGTCGGCGACCAGCTGCTGGTGGTGCCGGCCGGCAACGTCGAAAATGTCCTGCGGGTGACCAGCCAGCGGATCAAGACCATTGAAAACATGGACTCCGTCCAGATCGGCGGCCAGGCATATTCCCTGGTCCATCTCGGCGAGGTCCTGGGCCTGGCTGCCCGGACCAGGGAACCGGCGACGGAGGGGCGAAGGCAGGTGGTGGTGCTGGGTTCGGCCGGCATCAGCATCGCGTTTCAGGTCGACGAGGTCCTCGGCGATCAGGAAATCCTGATAAAGAACCTGGGGCCGCAGCTGCAACGGGTGCGGAACGTCGCCGGTGCGACGTTCCTGGGGAGCGGCAAGGTCGTGCCGGTGCTCAACATACCGGATCTGCTGCGCTCGGCGGTCCAGGCCCGCCCCTCTGCGCCCCGAGGCGCCGTTGAAGATGACCAACGAGGCAGGGAGCGCCTCTCGGTTCTGGTCGTGGAAGACTCCATCACCTCCCGGATGCTTTTGAAAAACATCCTCGAGGCCGCTGGCTACCAGGTGGAAACCGCGGTGGACGGCGCCGACGGCTTCACCAGGGCCAAAAGCGAAAGTTTCGACCTGGTCGTCTCCGACGTCGACATGCCGCGGATGAACGGCTTTGACCTCACCGCCAAGATCCGGAGCGATAAGAAACTTGCCGAAACGCCGGTGGTGCTGGTCACCTCGCTGGAAAGCCGGGATGACAAGGAGCGGGGCATCGAGGTCGGGGCCAACGCCTATATCGTGAAGGGCGACTTCGACCAGAGCAACCTGCTGGAAACCATCGGCCGGCTGATTTGA
- a CDS encoding methyl-accepting chemotaxis protein, which yields MKWFVDLPTRFKLLLGFGLMVLFLLGLTLSAQRTIVQMDKAKHALVEGELRFAMNLAEMRAHLNHNWIRILQMLQTSDRAQLRQFWQDVEGNAEEFDGHWQQSLGFIQGHQELRERSDNIGAILAEYRQSRQQIRDLLSDGQTSEAQRIAWEFQEARYLKIEQMLSEMGVVANDMAKLALARSKQHVRGATRVFLAMGILAGLTGLVLVFSLTRIIARPLKSVVELAERVAAGELTEAANPTPRRDEVGDLEKAFARMLRSLRQMAETAERISSGDLTMTVSPQSDKDSLGHAFASMVQGLRKITGEIHEGINVLASSASEIMAAASQVSAGAAETSAAVTQTTTTVQEVKQTAQLSSQKAKLVSGESQASAQLLEEGKQWMDEAVEGIHQAQEKMAYVSEAILSLSEQSQAIGEIIATVNDLAEQSNLLAVNASIEAAKAGEQGKGFAVVAQEVKYLAEQSKQATNQVRSILKDIQKATGTAVLATEQGAKSVEAGVRQTRQAGEAMQKAVISSGRVTQAALQIAKSSDEQLVGMDQVALAMGNIKEASLQNVSSTKQTETVVKGLHELGQKMKGLVEQFRV from the coding sequence GTGAAATGGTTCGTTGATCTACCCACCCGCTTCAAACTTCTGCTCGGCTTCGGGCTGATGGTCCTGTTTCTCCTCGGCCTGACCCTGAGTGCCCAGCGGACGATCGTGCAGATGGATAAAGCCAAGCACGCGCTGGTCGAGGGGGAGCTTCGCTTCGCCATGAACCTCGCCGAAATGCGCGCGCATTTGAATCACAACTGGATCCGCATCCTGCAGATGCTGCAGACCTCGGACCGAGCGCAGCTTAGGCAATTCTGGCAGGATGTCGAGGGGAATGCCGAGGAATTCGACGGCCATTGGCAACAGTCCCTGGGGTTTATCCAGGGGCACCAGGAGCTCAGGGAACGATCGGACAATATCGGCGCGATTCTCGCGGAATACCGTCAATCCCGCCAGCAGATAAGGGACCTTCTTTCCGACGGGCAGACATCGGAGGCCCAGAGGATCGCCTGGGAGTTTCAGGAGGCCCGCTACCTGAAAATCGAGCAGATGCTCTCCGAAATGGGGGTGGTGGCCAACGATATGGCCAAGCTGGCCTTGGCCCGCTCCAAGCAGCATGTGCGAGGCGCCACCCGGGTCTTTCTCGCCATGGGAATCCTGGCCGGCCTGACCGGCCTGGTTCTGGTCTTTTCCCTCACCCGGATTATCGCCAGGCCTCTGAAATCCGTGGTCGAGCTCGCCGAGCGGGTCGCCGCGGGCGAATTGACCGAAGCGGCAAACCCGACCCCCAGGCGCGACGAGGTGGGCGACCTGGAAAAGGCCTTTGCCCGCATGTTGCGGTCATTACGGCAGATGGCGGAGACGGCCGAACGGATCTCCTCCGGGGACCTGACCATGACCGTCAGCCCCCAGTCGGACAAGGATTCCCTGGGGCACGCCTTCGCCTCCATGGTGCAGGGGCTGCGCAAGATCACCGGCGAGATCCACGAGGGGATCAACGTGCTGGCCTCCTCCGCCAGCGAAATCATGGCCGCGGCCTCCCAGGTCTCCGCCGGCGCCGCCGAGACCTCGGCGGCGGTGACCCAGACCACCACCACGGTCCAGGAGGTCAAGCAGACCGCCCAGCTGAGCAGCCAGAAGGCCAAGCTCGTCTCCGGCGAATCCCAGGCCTCGGCCCAGTTGCTGGAGGAGGGCAAGCAATGGATGGATGAAGCCGTCGAGGGCATCCACCAGGCCCAGGAGAAAATGGCCTACGTCTCCGAGGCCATTCTCAGCCTCAGCGAGCAGAGCCAGGCCATCGGCGAGATCATCGCCACGGTCAACGACCTGGCCGAGCAGTCCAACCTGCTGGCGGTCAACGCCTCCATCGAGGCGGCCAAGGCCGGCGAACAGGGCAAGGGGTTCGCGGTGGTGGCCCAGGAGGTCAAGTACCTCGCCGAGCAGTCCAAGCAGGCCACCAACCAGGTACGCTCGATCCTGAAGGACATCCAGAAGGCCACCGGCACCGCGGTGCTGGCCACCGAACAGGGGGCCAAGTCGGTCGAAGCCGGGGTGCGCCAGACCCGCCAGGCCGGCGAGGCCATGCAGAAGGCGGTGATCTCCTCGGGCCGGGTCACCCAGGCGGCGCTGCAGATCGCCAAATCGAGCGACGAGCAGCTGGTCGGCATGGACCAGGTGGCCCTGGCCATGGGCAACATCAAGGAGGCGAGTCTGCAGAACGTCTCGAGCACCAAGCAGACCGAAACCGTGGTGAAGGGGCTGCACGAGCTGGGGCAGAAGATGAAGGGACTGGTGGAACAGTTCAGGGTCTGA
- a CDS encoding chemotaxis protein CheW → MAPEGNAEWARETRRALLRARARALAEDTGDQESLETIELLEFHLAHEVYGVESAYVTEVYPLKDLTPIPSTPEFVLGIINVRGRIVSVVDVKKFFDLPEKGLTDLNKVIILQSAGMEFGILADVIVGVRKIPAGELQPPLPTLTGIRLEYLKGIAGGNLVVLDAAKLLADRSVVVNHQG, encoded by the coding sequence ATGGCACCTGAAGGCAACGCGGAGTGGGCAAGAGAAACCAGACGGGCCCTGCTCAGGGCTCGCGCCCGTGCCCTTGCCGAAGATACGGGCGACCAGGAGTCCCTGGAGACCATCGAACTGCTGGAATTTCACCTGGCCCACGAGGTCTACGGCGTCGAATCGGCCTACGTGACCGAAGTCTACCCGCTCAAGGATCTGACGCCGATTCCCAGCACCCCTGAATTCGTGCTCGGCATCATCAATGTGCGGGGACGCATCGTGTCGGTGGTTGACGTGAAGAAATTCTTCGATCTACCGGAAAAGGGGCTGACCGACCTCAACAAGGTCATCATCCTGCAGTCGGCGGGGATGGAGTTCGGGATCCTGGCCGACGTCATCGTCGGGGTGCGCAAGATCCCCGCCGGCGAGCTGCAGCCGCCCCTGCCGACCCTGACCGGCATCCGCCTCGAATACCTCAAGGGCATCGCCGGGGGGAACCTGGTGGTGCTGGATGCCGCCAAGCTGCTGGCGGACCGCTCGGTGGTGGTCAATCATCAGGGATGA
- a CDS encoding CheR family methyltransferase, which yields MNRDFADARMDALSAQVSRRLGLHFPPERWRDLSRGVEAAAQELQFSSPAACLEHLAAGGPWSRRETEVLARVLTIGETYFFRDPQVFDLIRTQIISPLAASRQGQEKRLRLWSAGCSTGEEAYSLAMLLDQCLGGGNGWDITILATDINPASLKKAREGVYTRWSLRGNHPWLEQGYLQPAEGGRLQVVQKIRDMVRFFPLNLAEDTYPSLLNNTNAMDLILCRNVLMYFHPEQLRRIVENFHRSLVDGGWLIVSACETFKVLGERFNCVSFPEAFFYRKEPHAPSGSSPGEAAPPTAKPCPPRTPRRSVTAADISKKGPPAAEGSLFKTGEPPGSPSPGGERDSLEKAAELLRQGCYEQAAQLAHSLLGEPRKPAAMALLSRIRANQGRLAEAADWCEKLLALDRLQAEFHYLQGTILLEQGQPEQAAAALERALYLDRDFVLAHFTLAHLWEKLGRRTRARKHLENARSLLQAKPATEPLPGADGLTAGRLLETVNLMAKGDAYGT from the coding sequence GTGAACAGGGATTTCGCCGATGCCAGGATGGACGCTCTCAGCGCCCAAGTGTCCAGGCGGCTCGGGCTGCACTTTCCCCCTGAGCGCTGGCGGGACCTTTCCCGGGGAGTCGAGGCGGCCGCCCAGGAGTTGCAGTTCTCCTCCCCGGCCGCCTGCCTGGAGCATCTGGCGGCCGGGGGCCCCTGGAGCCGCAGGGAGACGGAGGTTCTTGCCAGGGTTTTGACCATTGGCGAAACCTATTTCTTTCGCGATCCGCAGGTCTTCGACCTCATCCGGACCCAAATCATCTCCCCCCTCGCCGCCTCCCGGCAGGGGCAGGAGAAGCGGCTGCGTCTCTGGAGCGCCGGCTGCTCCACCGGCGAAGAGGCCTATTCCCTGGCCATGCTTCTGGATCAGTGTCTTGGTGGCGGGAACGGCTGGGATATCACCATCCTGGCCACGGACATCAACCCGGCCTCTCTGAAAAAGGCGCGCGAGGGGGTCTATACCCGCTGGTCGCTGCGCGGCAACCACCCCTGGCTGGAGCAGGGCTACCTGCAGCCCGCCGAGGGAGGTCGCCTGCAGGTCGTACAGAAAATCCGGGACATGGTGCGGTTTTTTCCGCTGAACCTGGCGGAGGACACCTATCCCTCCCTGCTCAACAACACCAATGCCATGGACTTGATCCTGTGCCGCAACGTGCTGATGTACTTCCATCCCGAGCAGTTGCGCAGGATCGTGGAAAACTTCCACCGCTCTCTGGTGGATGGCGGCTGGCTGATCGTCAGCGCCTGCGAGACCTTCAAGGTTCTCGGCGAACGGTTCAATTGCGTCAGCTTCCCCGAGGCCTTTTTCTACAGGAAGGAGCCCCACGCCCCTTCCGGATCATCGCCCGGGGAGGCAGCTCCCCCGACAGCGAAACCCTGCCCGCCCCGGACGCCGCGCCGGTCCGTGACCGCGGCCGACATCAGCAAGAAAGGTCCACCGGCTGCCGAAGGGTCGTTGTTCAAAACCGGTGAACCTCCCGGCTCGCCGTCGCCCGGCGGGGAGCGGGACTCCCTGGAAAAGGCGGCGGAGCTCTTGCGGCAGGGCTGCTACGAGCAGGCGGCGCAGCTGGCCCATTCGCTGTTGGGTGAGCCCCGGAAACCGGCGGCGATGGCGCTGCTGTCGCGCATTCGCGCCAACCAGGGGCGCCTTGCCGAGGCTGCCGACTGGTGCGAGAAGCTGCTGGCCCTGGACAGGCTACAGGCGGAGTTTCACTACCTGCAGGGGACGATCCTGCTGGAACAGGGGCAGCCGGAGCAGGCCGCCGCGGCGCTGGAGAGGGCCCTGTACCTGGACCGGGATTTCGTCCTGGCCCACTTCACCCTGGCGCACCTGTGGGAAAAGCTGGGAAGACGTACCCGGGCTCGAAAGCACCTGGAGAATGCCCGCAGCCTGCTGCAGGCCAAACCGGCGACCGAACCCCTGCCGGGAGCCGACGGGCTGACGGCTGGAAGACTGCTGGAAACGGTAAACCTCATGGCCAAGGGAGACGCATATGGCACCTGA
- a CDS encoding chemotaxis protein CheW, whose translation MKTSDQLVIFSLNGISCALPLPAVERVYRAVEVTPLPKVPKIVLGLVNTRGKLLPVLDIRSLFSLPPKEVEPSDHLLIARTARRTVALLVDQVTDTLVLDESRQAVTIPGDIVPGIKHLQGVVKLTDGPLLIHDLDTFLSIEEELALDLALTSSEAQDR comes from the coding sequence ATGAAAACTTCGGATCAACTGGTAATTTTCTCGCTGAATGGGATCAGCTGCGCCCTGCCGCTGCCTGCAGTCGAGAGAGTTTATCGTGCCGTGGAGGTGACGCCCCTTCCCAAAGTGCCAAAAATTGTCCTTGGCCTGGTCAATACACGGGGAAAGCTCCTCCCGGTACTCGATATCCGGAGCCTCTTTTCGCTTCCGCCCAAGGAGGTCGAGCCGAGCGATCACCTGCTCATCGCCCGCACCGCCAGAAGAACAGTCGCCCTGCTCGTTGATCAGGTAACCGACACCCTGGTGCTTGACGAATCGCGGCAGGCGGTGACCATTCCCGGCGATATCGTCCCAGGAATCAAACACCTGCAGGGGGTTGTCAAACTAACAGACGGGCCGCTGCTGATCCACGACCTGGATACGTTCCTGTCCATCGAGGAAGAACTGGCCCTCGACCTGGCCCTGACTTCTTCCGAGGCCCAAGATCGGTGA